In Tenuifilum sp. 4138str, a single genomic region encodes these proteins:
- a CDS encoding bifunctional UDP-N-acetylmuramoyl-tripeptide:D-alanyl-D-alanine ligase/alanine racemase has protein sequence MINLTAIQLAEIVLGQVIGDSGFTIRNVITDSRVPVSGNGSMFIALVGPNHNGHEFIGELYNIRNIKAYLVEKGEVDYTNYPNATFVEVDDTLQALQKLAAYHRNRFVYPVIGITGSNGKTIVKEWLNQLLFSEYQIVRSPRSYNSQVGVPLSVLQMDNHFDLAIFEAGISKPGEMVKLQPIIDPTIGIFTNIGMPHQENFDDIDEKVNEKLKLFREVKTLIYCKDHAVIDAVVQDNTLLADNQLLTWGQNKESKVQIMSVKREAGKTLVHVHYNNHEHTITIPFTDAASFENAMHCVATMLLLGYSLQDIDTRLQRLQPVAMRLELKEGINDCSVINDSYNSDLGSLAIAIDFLMQQKQHERHVVILSDILESGYAPEQLYSKVAQMLEDKGVDLLIGIGPEISRYDYAFEIEAEFYSSTHEFLLDLKRKEIRDAAILVKGSRKFHFEQISAALERKVHRTTLEINLNAIAHNLNYYRSLLNPGVKVMAMVKAFSYGSGSYEIANLLQFQRVDYLGVAYTDEGVSLREAGISLPIVVLNPSFGTYELMVEFNLEPEIYNITGLKEFINVLNRVGVSSYGIHIKIDSGMHRLGFTPDQLDELIAILKSTNSVRVKSIFSHLAASDEPHHDQFTKCQIETFQKACNVLSDVLGYQPIRHILNTGGIERYPEAQFEMVRLGIGLYGISPTHGDKLMPISTLRSKVIQVKQIKPGDTVGYSRKGIVDTPTTVVTIPVGYADGLSRMLGNGNYSMMLNGTLVPTIGNISMDTCTLNANGVEVKEGDEVIVFGNKPTITDMAKAMGTIPYEVLTSISQRVKRVYFQE, from the coding sequence ATGATTAACCTAACTGCTATACAGCTTGCTGAAATTGTTCTGGGTCAAGTAATTGGCGATTCGGGTTTTACTATCAGAAACGTTATTACCGATAGTAGAGTGCCTGTATCGGGAAACGGCTCCATGTTTATTGCTCTAGTTGGCCCAAATCACAACGGACACGAGTTTATCGGTGAACTTTATAATATTCGAAACATAAAGGCATACCTTGTTGAAAAGGGTGAGGTTGACTACACAAATTATCCGAATGCTACATTTGTTGAGGTTGACGATACCCTCCAGGCCCTACAAAAACTTGCTGCCTACCACCGCAACCGATTCGTTTACCCAGTAATTGGTATAACCGGAAGCAACGGAAAGACCATAGTTAAGGAGTGGCTCAACCAACTTCTTTTCTCGGAATACCAAATTGTGCGCAGCCCGCGGAGCTATAACTCACAGGTTGGTGTTCCCCTGTCGGTTCTCCAAATGGATAACCATTTCGATTTAGCAATTTTTGAGGCGGGCATATCCAAACCGGGTGAGATGGTTAAACTTCAGCCTATAATTGACCCCACTATTGGTATTTTTACCAACATCGGCATGCCCCATCAGGAGAATTTCGATGATATTGATGAAAAGGTTAACGAGAAGCTGAAGCTGTTCCGCGAAGTTAAAACGCTTATTTACTGCAAGGATCACGCTGTAATTGATGCTGTTGTTCAGGATAACACTTTGCTTGCCGATAACCAGTTGCTTACCTGGGGACAAAATAAGGAGTCGAAGGTTCAAATAATGAGCGTAAAGCGCGAAGCTGGGAAGACACTAGTTCATGTTCACTATAACAATCACGAGCACACAATAACGATTCCATTTACCGATGCTGCCTCGTTTGAGAATGCCATGCACTGCGTGGCAACCATGCTGCTATTAGGTTATAGTTTACAGGATATCGATACGCGCTTACAGCGCCTGCAACCCGTTGCAATGAGGCTTGAATTAAAGGAAGGTATAAACGATTGTTCAGTCATTAACGACTCCTACAATTCCGATTTGGGATCGTTAGCCATTGCAATTGACTTTTTGATGCAGCAAAAGCAGCACGAACGGCATGTAGTAATACTTTCCGATATTCTGGAAAGTGGCTATGCACCTGAACAGCTTTACTCAAAGGTTGCCCAAATGCTCGAGGATAAAGGGGTTGATCTACTCATAGGCATTGGGCCTGAAATTAGCCGGTACGATTATGCCTTTGAGATTGAGGCCGAGTTTTACAGCAGCACACATGAGTTTTTGCTCGATCTAAAGCGTAAGGAGATTCGCGATGCCGCTATACTGGTTAAGGGTAGCCGAAAGTTCCACTTTGAGCAGATTAGTGCAGCGCTTGAACGAAAGGTTCACCGAACCACACTCGAAATTAACCTGAATGCAATTGCCCATAACCTGAACTACTACCGCAGCTTGCTGAACCCCGGTGTTAAGGTGATGGCTATGGTGAAAGCTTTTTCGTATGGCAGTGGCTCCTACGAAATAGCTAACCTACTGCAATTCCAACGTGTCGACTATCTTGGTGTGGCCTACACCGACGAGGGTGTATCGCTCAGGGAGGCTGGTATTTCGTTGCCTATTGTGGTGCTTAACCCATCGTTTGGGACTTATGAGCTGATGGTTGAGTTTAACCTTGAGCCTGAAATCTATAACATTACAGGCTTAAAGGAGTTTATCAACGTATTGAACAGGGTTGGGGTAAGCTCGTACGGTATTCATATCAAGATTGATAGCGGAATGCATAGGCTGGGTTTTACTCCCGACCAGTTGGATGAGCTTATAGCCATACTAAAATCAACCAATTCGGTTAGGGTAAAAAGCATATTTTCCCATTTGGCAGCCAGCGATGAGCCACATCACGATCAATTTACAAAATGCCAAATTGAAACCTTCCAGAAGGCTTGTAACGTGTTAAGTGATGTGTTAGGGTATCAACCCATACGACATATTTTGAACACTGGCGGTATAGAGCGGTATCCCGAGGCTCAGTTCGAAATGGTTCGCTTAGGGATTGGCCTATACGGCATAAGTCCTACGCATGGCGATAAGCTAATGCCCATTAGTACGCTAAGGAGCAAGGTGATTCAGGTGAAGCAAATCAAACCCGGCGATACAGTAGGATATAGCCGAAAGGGAATAGTAGATACGCCTACAACGGTTGTAACCATTCCGGTTGGTTATGCCGATGGCTTATCGCGTATGCTGGGTAATGGCAATTACAGCATGATGCTGAACGGTACCTTGGTGCCAACCATCGGCAATATTAGCATGGATACGTGTACCCTCAATGCAAACGGGGTTGAGGTTAAGGAAGGCGATGAGGTAATTGTTTTTGGAAATAAACCTACCATAACCGACATGGCAAAGGCCATGGGAACTATTCCGTATGAGGTTCTCACCTCAATTTCGCAGCGTGTGAAACGGGTTTACTTTCAGGAGTAG
- a CDS encoding DUF3592 domain-containing protein: protein MKTQVDISHRISPKLFWFVTLMIITLPITTQYRLLIFGEYTTGEVVGVEYEKTLGISAFGPDKYPIIVFTTLEGKSVQFYGLENFEYPKGTILKVVYSPNNPTDCRVFSFGALYTDRKAIIPGILFLLWMAFYLAFRNKK from the coding sequence ATGAAAACCCAGGTTGACATATCGCATCGAATATCGCCAAAACTTTTTTGGTTTGTTACTTTGATGATAATAACTCTGCCTATAACCACACAATACCGTTTGTTGATTTTTGGGGAGTACACTACCGGTGAGGTTGTTGGAGTGGAGTATGAAAAAACACTAGGAATATCGGCTTTTGGCCCCGATAAGTATCCTATAATAGTTTTTACTACGCTTGAAGGCAAATCAGTTCAGTTTTACGGCCTTGAAAATTTTGAGTATCCCAAAGGTACTATATTAAAGGTGGTTTACAGTCCCAATAACCCCACCGATTGCAGGGTTTTTAGCTTCGGGGCTTTATATACTGACCGAAAAGCCATAATCCCAGGAATACTTTTTTTACTTTGGATGGCTTTCTACCTTGCTTTTAGAAACAAAAAATAG